DNA sequence from the Streptomyces cinnabarinus genome:
TCACCCAATGGATAGGAGACCCGATGCTCGGCGTGCTCGTGACTTTCGCACAAACCGACAAGTTTGATCGTGCAACTCTCGTAAAGATTGCCGGCGAACTCCGTGGACCGTTCGAAGGCATGGTCGGCCTTCGCTTCAAGAGCTTCATGCTCGACGAAGACGGCGTTCAGGCAAGGAACTTCTACGTGTGGGATGACGAGGAGAAAGGCCGGTCCTTCTTCACGGAGGAGCTCGTCGACAAGGTGGCGGGGATTTATGGCGTCCCGCCCAAAATCGAATACCTCGATATCGTTGGGTTCGTCGACAACTCTGGCGCCTGATTCTCAAGGAGGCTGTGGCGCAAACATTTGCTGTCCAGGCCGTTTTAGGCCATCTGGGCATGCCATAGAACTTCCTCACATGCGACCCCAGTACTCCAGCCGTAGATCGTGATCTCTGGTCAGCGCGGCGTGAAGACAGTGCGGCCACCGGTAGGCCCCTCCCGGGGAGGAGTGATCTCAAGGCGACGCAGCCGACGACATCAGCTCTTCCAGCTTGTTGAGAGCCTGAGTCCAGCCTTCCTCGTGGAGAGCTTGTCGTCGCCCAGTTGCGAAGTCGCCCTGGGTGAAGACCAGCTCCGCCGACGTACCGTCGATATCGCGAAGCGACAGCGTCACTACGGTCTCTCGATCCTCGGGATCGGGATCCTCCCATCGGAAAGTGTAGGACAGGCGTTCCGGAGGGTCGACCTCAAGGAATTCCCCCACTAGGTAGAACAGATCGCCTTCCGGAGGCTGCATCGCAATCCGATAACCGCCTCCTGGCCGAAGGTCGCTTTCCATGCTCGGGGTGGTGAACCCTTCAGGGCCCCACCACTTGGCCAGTTCCTCTGGTTGGGTCAAGGCTCGGAATACGACCGAGCAGGGCGCGGTGAGAACACGCTGCATTTGTAGCCTCAGTCCGCGCTCGTGCGTCATCACGAACCCTTCCACCCAAAGGCGTCGAGGTCGACCACTACACCCATCCTAATGCGCTAGCCGTAGACTGCGATGTGGCTGGTCAGGGCAGTGCGAGGGCAGGTTCGGCCACCGGTGATCATCGTGTGTTGTGTGGACAAACGAAGATCAAGCGGTGGCCGCAGGCCATAGCGTAGACCCCGCGCGATGGCGGGGCATATTCGATGCCCTGATGGGTCGGATCGCGGGCCGATTCGTGCGGGTCGAAGCGCGACGCCGCGCACGATCCCTCGTCCTGGGACTGCTGTCCGACCTGCCAAAGAAGAATTGCTGGACGATCGCTGAGCATGCCGGACACGCCAGCCCGGACGGCCTGCAGCACCTGCTGGCCCGGGCCAAGTGGGACGCGGACGCGGTCCGCGACGACCTGCGCGGATACGTCGTGGAGCATCTCGGTGATCAGGATGCGGTACTGGTCGTCGACGAGACCGGCGACCTGAAGAAGGGCACCCACACCGTGGGCGTGCAGCGCCAGTACACCGGTACCGCGGGCCGCATCGAAAACTCCCAGGCCGGACTGGACG
Encoded proteins:
- a CDS encoding SRPBCC family protein yields the protein MTHERGLRLQMQRVLTAPCSVVFRALTQPEELAKWWGPEGFTTPSMESDLRPGGGYRIAMQPPEGDLFYLVGEFLEVDPPERLSYTFRWEDPDPEDRETVVTLSLRDIDGTSAELVFTQGDFATGRRQALHEEGWTQALNKLEELMSSAASP